In Nicotiana tabacum cultivar K326 chromosome 17, ASM71507v2, whole genome shotgun sequence, one DNA window encodes the following:
- the LOC107791887 gene encoding beta-amyrin 28-monooxygenase-like codes for MDAFDLSTLVFVIFSLILTAIVYKRRSSNKTKLPPGSFGWPVIGETIDFLFSNPEKFVSNRMKKYSPDIFKTKIMGEKTAVICGPNGHKFLFSNEEKLFTSFRTHSMQRIFQSYQSNSPSPSPSQSTRVIIRQPGFLKPEALTRYLGEMDLITQELLKSHWEGRNEIKTYPFAKFLTLTLACRFFLGTNNTDRITKLVNYFDDITLGLHAMILNFRGTAFYRANKAAIAVRRELIGVIKEKKEEMANGVKMQDILCYMIVVTDSKGKFMPENEIADKIMGLLVAGYSTVATTITFLMKYVGQRSDIYENILIEQKEIVAAKKPGEVLTWEDMLKMKYSWNVICETMRLTPPLQGTFRQVLTDFTYAGYSIPKGWKVYWTASSTNKNPAYFQNPEQFDPSRYEKRDEPTPYTYVPFGGGPRMCPGKEYARLAILTFLHNVVLKYKWELLAPDEKVVGDMMPTPEKGLPIRLHQH; via the exons CTCTAATCCTCACAGCTATTGTCTACAAACGTCGTTCTTCTAACAAAACCAAACTCCCCCCTGGTAGTTTTGGCTGGCCTGTAATAGGCGAAACCATAGACTTCTTATTTAGTAATCCTGAAAAGTTTGTGAGTAATAGAATGAAGAAATACTCCCCTGATATCTTCAAGACTAAAATAATGGGAGAGAAAACAGCAGTAATTTGTGGTCCTAATGGTCATAAATTCCTCTTCTCAAACGAAGAGAAACTCTTTACTTCATTTCGTACTCACTCCATGCAAAGAATTTTCCAATCCTACCAATCCaattctccttctccttctccttctcagTCTACTCGGGTTATAATTCGCCAACccgggtttttaaaacccgaagCCCTAACCAGATACTTGGGGGAAATGGATTTAATAACACAAGAGCTTTTGAAATCTCATTGGGAAGGCAGAAATGAGATTAAAACCTATCCTTTTGCTAAATTTTTGACATTAACTCTTGCTTGTCGTTTCTTTCTTGGCACAAATAATACAGATAGGATAACGAAACTCGTGAATTATTTTGATGACATTACTTTAGGGTTACATGCGATGATATTGAATTTTCGCGGGACGGCTTTTTATCGGGCGAATAAGGCGGCGATTGCCGTTAGAAGGGAACTTATAGGTGTGATCaaagagaagaaagaggaaaTGGCAAATGGAGTGAAAATGCAAGATATATTGTGTTATATGATAGTTGTTACGGATAGTAAAGGGAAATTCATGCCTGAGAATGAGATAGCAGATAAAATTATGGGACTTTTAGTTGCTGGATATAGCACTGTTGCTACAACCATAACCTTTCTCATGAAATATGTTGGACAGAGATCTGATATCTATGAAAATATTTTGATTG AGCAAAAGGAGATTGTAGCGGCGAAAAAGCCAGGAGAAGTTTTAACATGGGAGGACATGCTGAAAATGAAGTACTCATGGAATGTTATATGTGAAACAATGAGGCTAACTCCACCTCTTCAAGGTACTTTTAGACAAGTGCTAACAGACTTCACCTATGCTGGTTACTCCATCCCCAAGGGTTGGAAG GTTTACTGGACAGCAAGCAGCACAAACAAAAATCCTGCATATTTTCAGAACCCCGAACAGTTTGATCCGTCAAGATACGAAAAACGCGACGAGCCAACTCCATACACATACGTGCCATTTGGGGGTGGACCAAGAATGTGCCCTGGCAAAGAGTATGCTCGCCttgcaattttaacttttcttcACAATGTTGTACTGAAATACAAGTGGGAATTACTAGCACCAGATGAGAAGGTTGTTGGTGATATGATGCCTACACCAGAAAAAGGACTTCCTATCCGTCTTCACCAACactaa